A genomic window from Sphingomonas taxi includes:
- a CDS encoding TonB-dependent receptor domain-containing protein: MTQETQQKSDDPNAAPPAAEGQDIVVTGTLISNPNLVSSTPVNTVSENELTLRNVNNVEQILRELPGLTPSLGSAVNNGSAGYFTANLRNLGQQRNLVLIDGDRIVPAAETGAVDLNNIPTALVQRVDVLTGGASTTYGADAVAGVVNFITKKNFAGMEASASQQITERGDSNYFRADLTVGANFDDGRGNAVLSLGYQEADPLYQGARDVSVYGIGSGNGVASGSSRTGVPTTLSFTNAQAARAGLSTGVVQVNPAGTALVPFYSGFNFNPYNIFATPFKRYNIFAQANYEINDNLEVYTRGMFSKNTIQQIIAPSGIFGEALTVPGYNPYLPSGLRDQLCQINNIALGAACNTNAALTLPAVYRRSTELGPRTSTYTTTMFDYKAGLRLRFSDHLKLDVFGAYGESDLNQTQSGYVLRSRVQQALNANNTTSCLVTTNNCVPLNLFGAQGSITSDQAGFLNGQSTIQIHTALSQAKAVFNGDFGTTSPFASEPIAFAAGAEYRKYSYRREPDAYALSPGELGGAGGAVLPFAGSYDVREVFGEVIAPLVADKPFFHSLTLEAGVRYSDYKVQAANNPSFNATTYKAGGSFEPIKEIKFRGVYQRAVRAPNINELFAPVSTGLDNLSPGLDPCVGARPLASANLAAACVAQGAPVSGIGTIPEPSAGQPNVTGGGNPAILPEKADTYTLGVVVQPRGVVPGLSIAVDYFNIKVKNAITSATPADILSECFGTNPSAITAAQATSASCTGIRRNATNGGLSGSSATVAGLPQPLTNRGRLRTDGIDLNANYARDFGDVGLNLGFQGTWTAHRYFRASPTAYDRDCVGYYSTSCSSIQPEFQWNQRTSLTFGPATLSLLWRHIGKVRYEALAPDAVQRQVTTPLFSGVVTGPTPLAGGTYNFNQIKAYNYLDLTAQIEVNDHLTFTAGVRNLLDKKPPLVGSAAGSTAYNSGNTYPSTYDVLGRLFTVSGKLRF, translated from the coding sequence TTGACACAGGAAACCCAGCAGAAGTCGGACGATCCCAATGCGGCACCGCCTGCCGCGGAAGGCCAGGACATCGTCGTCACGGGCACGCTGATCAGCAACCCGAACCTCGTGTCGTCGACCCCGGTCAACACCGTGTCCGAGAACGAACTGACGTTGCGCAACGTCAACAATGTCGAGCAGATCCTCCGCGAGCTTCCCGGCCTGACGCCGTCGCTCGGCTCCGCGGTCAACAACGGCAGCGCCGGTTATTTTACCGCCAACCTTCGCAATCTCGGTCAGCAGCGTAACCTGGTCCTGATCGATGGCGACCGGATCGTCCCGGCAGCCGAAACGGGTGCGGTCGATCTCAACAATATCCCGACCGCGCTGGTCCAGCGTGTCGACGTGCTGACCGGCGGTGCGTCGACCACCTACGGCGCCGATGCGGTCGCCGGCGTGGTCAACTTCATCACCAAGAAGAATTTCGCGGGGATGGAGGCTTCGGCCAGCCAGCAGATCACCGAGCGCGGTGACTCCAACTATTTCCGTGCCGATCTGACCGTCGGCGCCAATTTCGACGACGGCCGCGGCAATGCGGTGCTAAGCCTGGGCTATCAGGAAGCCGATCCCCTGTATCAGGGTGCACGCGACGTCTCCGTCTACGGCATCGGGTCCGGCAACGGCGTCGCCTCGGGTTCCTCGCGCACCGGCGTGCCGACCACGCTGAGCTTCACCAATGCGCAGGCGGCGCGCGCCGGCCTGTCGACCGGCGTCGTCCAGGTCAATCCCGCCGGCACCGCGCTGGTGCCGTTCTACAGCGGCTTCAACTTCAACCCGTACAACATCTTCGCGACGCCTTTCAAACGCTACAATATCTTCGCCCAGGCGAACTACGAGATTAACGACAATCTCGAAGTCTACACGCGCGGCATGTTTTCGAAGAATACGATCCAGCAGATCATCGCGCCGTCGGGTATCTTCGGCGAGGCACTCACCGTGCCGGGGTACAACCCGTATCTGCCGTCGGGCCTGCGCGATCAGCTCTGCCAGATCAACAACATCGCGCTCGGCGCCGCCTGCAACACCAACGCCGCGTTGACGCTGCCGGCGGTGTATCGCCGGTCGACCGAGCTCGGCCCGCGCACCTCGACCTACACGACGACGATGTTCGACTATAAGGCGGGGCTGCGCCTGCGCTTCTCCGATCACCTCAAGCTCGACGTGTTCGGCGCTTATGGTGAGAGCGATCTCAACCAGACCCAGTCGGGCTATGTCTTGCGCAGCCGCGTCCAGCAGGCGCTGAACGCGAACAATACGACGAGCTGCCTCGTCACCACCAACAACTGCGTGCCGCTCAACCTGTTCGGCGCCCAGGGTTCGATCACCTCCGATCAGGCCGGCTTTCTGAACGGCCAGAGCACGATCCAGATCCACACCGCGCTGTCGCAGGCCAAGGCGGTGTTCAACGGCGACTTCGGCACGACCTCGCCGTTCGCCAGCGAGCCGATCGCCTTCGCGGCCGGCGCCGAATATCGCAAGTACAGCTATCGCCGCGAACCCGACGCCTATGCGCTGTCGCCGGGTGAGCTCGGTGGCGCCGGCGGTGCGGTGCTGCCGTTCGCAGGCAGCTACGACGTGCGCGAAGTATTCGGTGAGGTGATCGCGCCGCTCGTCGCCGACAAGCCGTTCTTCCACTCGCTGACGCTGGAAGCGGGTGTCCGCTATTCCGACTATAAAGTGCAGGCGGCGAACAACCCGAGCTTCAACGCGACCACCTACAAGGCGGGCGGCAGCTTCGAGCCGATCAAGGAAATCAAGTTCCGCGGCGTCTACCAGCGTGCGGTCCGTGCGCCGAACATCAACGAGTTGTTCGCGCCGGTGTCGACGGGGCTCGACAATCTGTCGCCGGGCCTTGACCCCTGTGTCGGTGCCCGTCCGCTCGCCAGCGCCAATCTCGCCGCCGCCTGCGTCGCGCAGGGCGCGCCGGTGTCGGGGATCGGCACCATTCCCGAGCCTTCGGCGGGACAGCCGAACGTCACCGGTGGCGGCAATCCCGCCATCCTGCCCGAAAAGGCCGACACCTACACGCTCGGCGTCGTGGTGCAGCCGCGCGGGGTCGTGCCGGGGCTGAGCATCGCGGTCGACTATTTCAACATCAAGGTGAAGAACGCGATCACCTCGGCCACGCCGGCGGACATCCTGTCGGAATGCTTCGGGACCAACCCCTCGGCGATCACCGCGGCACAGGCCACCTCGGCATCGTGCACCGGGATCCGCCGCAACGCGACCAATGGCGGTCTCAGCGGCTCCAGCGCGACGGTGGCGGGTCTGCCGCAGCCGCTCACCAACCGGGGTCGCCTGCGCACCGACGGTATCGACCTCAACGCCAATTATGCGCGTGATTTCGGCGATGTCGGGCTCAACCTCGGCTTCCAGGGCACATGGACGGCGCATCGCTATTTCCGCGCCTCGCCGACCGCCTACGATCGCGACTGCGTCGGCTATTACAGCACGAGCTGTTCGTCGATCCAGCCGGAGTTCCAGTGGAACCAGCGTACCAGCCTGACCTTCGGTCCGGCGACGCTGTCGCTGCTGTGGCGCCACATCGGCAAGGTCCGCTACGAGGCGCTGGCCCCCGACGCGGTGCAGCGTCAGGTCACGACGCCGCTGTTCAGCGGTGTGGTCACCGGGCCGACGCCGCTTGCCGGCGGCACCTATAACTTCAACCAGATCAAGGCGTACAACTACTTGGATCTGACCGCGCAGATCGAGGTGAACGATCACCTGACCTTCACTGCGGGCGTACGCAACCTGCTCGACAAGAAGCCGCCGCTCGTCGGCTCGGCCGCCGGGTCGACCGCCTACAACAGCGGCAACACCTATCCGTCGACCTATGACGTGCTGGGTCGCCTGTTCACCGTTTCGGGCAAGCTGCGCTTCTAA
- a CDS encoding M28 family peptidase: MTPPIAVLAALPLLAATTAPVQIPADRLSADVKVLASDGFEGRAPGTPGESKTVAWLIDQFKAAGLEPGGPAGSWTQPVPLIRTQLGAGAVSANGTAWIMGRDVYLSTVRPATRATIARAPLVFVGYGVSAPERQWDDFKGVDLKGKVAVFLINDPDFEATAGDDAVGRFGDRRMTYYGRWTYKFEEAARRGAVGALIIHDTPGAGYGWATVTAPGGENYDVADPAAPRIGLQGWIEGGAATRLFAAAGLDLAHLRKAARRADFRPVALQGAGFSADLPVTVTRAESRNVIAKLTGRARPDETIIYGAHWDAYGIGAPDAAGRRVRPGANDDALGTAGVLAIARAAAKAPRPARTQVFALWTGEERGLLGSETYAAHPVYPAAKTVANLTLDILQTAGPARDVLLVGAGQNALEDQLAAAAGAQGRTVTPEALPERGLFYRADHFSLARRGVPTLLLMAISGAPDLVTGGRAAGQRWLDGYMRCYHQTCDAWSPDWRLDGAAADVDLLRCIGFDLANGNAWPAWRPGSEFKALRDASAAERGGDGAER; the protein is encoded by the coding sequence ATGACCCCTCCCATTGCTGTGCTTGCCGCATTGCCGCTGCTCGCCGCGACCACCGCCCCCGTGCAGATCCCGGCGGACCGGCTCTCCGCCGACGTCAAGGTCCTCGCATCGGATGGCTTCGAGGGACGCGCGCCGGGAACGCCCGGCGAATCCAAGACCGTCGCCTGGCTGATCGACCAATTCAAGGCGGCCGGGCTCGAACCGGGTGGCCCCGCCGGCAGCTGGACACAGCCGGTGCCGCTGATCCGCACGCAATTGGGCGCCGGTGCGGTGTCGGCGAACGGCACCGCCTGGATCATGGGCCGCGACGTCTATCTGTCCACCGTCCGCCCCGCGACGCGCGCGACGATCGCCAGGGCGCCGCTGGTCTTCGTCGGCTACGGCGTCTCCGCGCCCGAACGGCAGTGGGACGATTTCAAGGGCGTCGACCTCAAGGGCAAGGTCGCGGTCTTCCTGATCAACGATCCCGATTTCGAGGCGACCGCCGGCGACGACGCCGTCGGCCGGTTCGGCGATCGCCGCATGACCTATTATGGCCGCTGGACCTACAAGTTCGAGGAGGCGGCGCGGCGCGGCGCGGTCGGCGCGCTGATCATCCATGACACGCCCGGCGCGGGCTATGGCTGGGCGACGGTCACCGCCCCCGGGGGCGAGAATTACGACGTCGCCGATCCGGCCGCGCCGCGGATCGGGCTACAGGGCTGGATCGAGGGCGGCGCGGCGACGCGGTTGTTCGCCGCCGCCGGCCTCGACCTCGCGCATTTGCGCAAGGCGGCGCGGCGCGCGGACTTCCGGCCGGTCGCATTGCAGGGCGCGGGCTTTTCCGCCGATCTGCCCGTTACCGTGACGCGCGCGGAGAGCCGCAACGTAATCGCCAAGCTGACCGGCCGGGCGCGTCCCGACGAGACGATCATCTATGGCGCGCATTGGGATGCCTATGGCATCGGCGCACCCGATGCCGCCGGCCGGCGGGTGCGACCGGGCGCGAACGACGACGCGCTCGGCACCGCCGGCGTGCTGGCGATCGCCCGCGCCGCGGCGAAGGCCCCCCGCCCCGCGCGGACGCAGGTCTTCGCATTGTGGACCGGAGAGGAACGCGGGTTGCTCGGCTCGGAAACCTATGCCGCGCATCCGGTCTATCCCGCCGCCAAGACGGTCGCCAATCTGACGCTCGACATCCTCCAGACCGCCGGCCCGGCGCGCGACGTGCTGCTGGTCGGGGCCGGCCAGAACGCGCTCGAGGACCAACTCGCCGCGGCGGCCGGGGCGCAGGGGCGGACGGTCACGCCGGAGGCGCTGCCCGAGCGCGGCCTGTTCTACCGCGCCGATCATTTCTCGCTGGCGCGGCGCGGTGTGCCGACGTTGCTGCTGATGGCGATCAGCGGCGCGCCCGACCTCGTCACCGGCGGGCGGGCGGCGGGCCAGCGCTGGCTCGACGGCTATATGCGCTGTTACCACCAGACCTGCGATGCCTGGTCGCCGGACTGGCGGCTCGACGGCGCGGCGGCGGATGTCGATCTACTCCGCTGCATCGGTTTCGATCTCGCCAACGGCAATGCCTGGCCGGCGTGGCGGCCCGGTTCGGAGTTCAAGGCGCTCCGCGATGCGAGTGCCGCGGAGCGCGGGGGCGATGGGGCGGAGCGATAG
- a CDS encoding efflux transporter outer membrane subunit — protein sequence MPDTKSLLATVAALAIAACSTAPDYRRPTATMPPAFKEAAGWQTAGAAVPPAGKWWQAFGDATLDGLEEQIAGGNFDLAAATARYEQARGLVRQVRSDLYPEIGVGASAGRQRVSAGRPLSPTDSAATYTVATVGPSLDYEVDLFGRVRNSIRASTAAAQASEADVAGLRLGLQAQLATAYFDMRGLDARIVLLRETVTAFERAFRLTDTRHSGGIASGIDVSRAQSQLSSARAELSSVAIARQRDEHAIAVLIGRPPAEVTIAVVDRQLAPPAIPAGLPSTLVERRPDIAAAERRVAAANARIGVARAALFPSLTLGASGGFQAATGALFSASNTFWALGPVSAALAVFDGGRRRAGVRIARADYDETVATYRQTVLDAFREVEDDLSAQRLLAAQEKDQHVAADAAARTRDLALTRYRDGAADYLDVVTAQTAALDAQRALLDLRSRQLQAATDTIRALGGAY from the coding sequence ATGCCAGACACTAAAAGCCTGCTCGCCACCGTCGCCGCGCTGGCGATCGCCGCCTGTTCGACCGCGCCCGATTATCGCCGGCCGACCGCGACGATGCCGCCCGCATTCAAGGAAGCGGCGGGTTGGCAGACGGCGGGCGCTGCGGTGCCGCCCGCGGGCAAATGGTGGCAGGCGTTCGGCGATGCGACGCTCGACGGCCTTGAGGAGCAGATCGCGGGGGGCAATTTTGATCTCGCCGCCGCCACGGCGCGCTACGAACAGGCGCGCGGACTCGTCCGTCAGGTCCGGTCCGATCTGTATCCCGAGATCGGCGTCGGCGCATCGGCGGGGCGCCAGCGCGTCTCGGCGGGACGGCCGCTGTCGCCGACCGATTCCGCCGCGACCTATACGGTGGCGACGGTCGGCCCGTCGCTCGATTACGAGGTCGATCTATTCGGCCGGGTGCGCAATTCGATCCGCGCCAGCACCGCCGCCGCGCAGGCCAGCGAGGCCGATGTCGCCGGGCTGCGGCTCGGCTTGCAGGCGCAACTCGCCACCGCTTATTTCGACATGCGTGGGCTCGACGCGCGGATCGTGCTGCTGCGCGAGACGGTGACCGCGTTCGAGCGCGCCTTCCGCCTCACCGACACGCGCCACAGCGGCGGCATCGCCTCGGGCATCGACGTCAGCCGCGCGCAGAGCCAATTGTCGAGCGCACGGGCGGAATTGTCGTCGGTGGCGATCGCCCGCCAGCGCGACGAGCATGCGATCGCCGTCCTCATCGGCCGCCCGCCCGCGGAGGTGACGATCGCGGTGGTCGATCGCCAGCTCGCACCGCCGGCGATCCCCGCCGGCCTGCCCTCGACGTTGGTCGAGCGCCGCCCCGATATCGCCGCGGCCGAACGCCGTGTCGCCGCCGCCAATGCGCGGATCGGCGTCGCCCGCGCGGCGCTGTTCCCGTCGCTGACGCTCGGCGCGTCGGGCGGCTTCCAGGCGGCGACCGGCGCCTTGTTCAGCGCCTCCAACACCTTCTGGGCGCTCGGCCCGGTGTCGGCGGCGCTGGCGGTGTTCGACGGCGGCCGGCGTCGCGCGGGCGTCCGCATCGCCCGTGCCGACTATGATGAGACCGTCGCGACCTATCGCCAGACCGTGCTCGATGCGTTCCGCGAGGTCGAGGACGACCTGTCCGCACAGCGCCTGCTCGCCGCGCAGGAGAAGGATCAGCATGTCGCGGCCGACGCCGCGGCGCGCACCCGCGATCTCGCGCTGACGCGCTATCGCGACGGTGCCGCGGACTATCTCGACGTCGTCACCGCGCAGACCGCCGCGCTCGACGCGCAGCGCGCGCTGCTCGACCTGCGCAGCCGCCAGTTGCAGGCCGCGACCGACACGATCCGCGCGCTGGGCGGCGCATATTGA
- a CDS encoding efflux RND transporter periplasmic adaptor subunit has translation MAEQEAVQRAGKPLRPIVIGAALLAVGVAGAGIAIRSRAEHRLASWTDAQSTPEVTVLHPAAATTQGNLSLPAALQALNSAPIFARTSGYVRRWYVDIGDPVRAGQVLAVLDAPEVDQQLAAARANLQTAQANRQLAASTATRWRTMLAEDAVSKQETDEKIGDLAAKTAVAEAARADVSRLRFTQGFTRLVAPFAGVVTSRATDVGALVTAGTAGSTPLFTVADVSRIRAYVRVPQSYSAQVHRGQHVTLALPEYPGRRFDAELTRTADAVDPASGTVLVEVQAANPDRALKPGAYAQASFPLASGGNALTLPASALIIGQKGTQVAVVGADRRAHLRTITIGQDRGATVEVSAGLNRGDDVIDNPPDSLAEGDPVRVTGTAKAPVDARH, from the coding sequence ATGGCTGAGCAGGAGGCCGTGCAGCGCGCCGGCAAGCCGCTGCGCCCGATCGTGATCGGCGCGGCGTTGCTCGCGGTCGGCGTCGCCGGGGCCGGCATCGCGATCCGCTCGCGCGCCGAGCATCGGCTCGCGAGCTGGACCGACGCGCAATCGACGCCGGAGGTCACCGTGCTGCACCCGGCGGCGGCGACGACGCAGGGCAATCTGTCGCTGCCGGCGGCGTTGCAGGCGCTCAACAGCGCGCCGATCTTCGCGCGGACCAGCGGCTATGTCCGGCGCTGGTACGTCGATATCGGCGATCCCGTGCGGGCGGGGCAGGTGCTCGCGGTGCTCGACGCGCCGGAAGTCGACCAGCAGCTCGCCGCGGCGCGCGCCAACCTCCAGACCGCGCAGGCCAATCGCCAGCTCGCCGCCTCCACCGCGACGCGCTGGCGGACGATGCTCGCCGAGGATGCGGTCTCGAAACAGGAGACCGACGAGAAGATCGGCGATCTCGCCGCCAAGACGGCGGTCGCCGAGGCGGCGCGCGCCGACGTGTCGCGGCTGCGCTTCACCCAGGGGTTCACGCGGCTGGTCGCGCCCTTCGCCGGGGTGGTGACGAGCCGCGCCACCGATGTCGGCGCCTTGGTCACCGCCGGCACCGCGGGATCGACGCCGTTGTTCACCGTCGCCGACGTCAGCCGCATCCGCGCCTATGTCCGCGTGCCGCAAAGCTATTCGGCGCAGGTCCATCGCGGCCAGCACGTCACGCTGGCGCTGCCCGAATATCCCGGCCGCCGCTTCGACGCCGAGCTGACGCGCACCGCGGATGCGGTCGATCCCGCGTCGGGGACGGTGCTGGTCGAGGTACAGGCGGCCAATCCCGATCGCGCGCTCAAGCCCGGCGCCTATGCGCAGGCGAGCTTCCCGCTGGCGAGCGGCGGCAATGCGCTGACGCTGCCGGCGAGCGCGCTGATCATCGGCCAGAAAGGCACGCAGGTCGCGGTCGTCGGTGCCGACCGTCGCGCGCATCTGCGCACGATCACGATCGGTCAGGATCGTGGCGCGACGGTCGAGGTCAGCGCCGGGCTGAACCGGGGTGACGACGTGATCGACAACCCGCCCGATTCGCTTGCCGAGGGTGATCCGGTACGCGTGACGGGGACAGCCAAGGCGCCGGTCGATGCCAGACACTAA
- a CDS encoding efflux RND transporter permease subunit — MIGLVRTALARPLTFVVMAIVIGIVGVLAALRTPVDIFPDIRVPVIATAWQYSGLSPDEMSGRIITPFERVLTTTVNGIDHIESQSLPGIGVVKIYFQPGADIRTATAQVTSVSQTVLKQLPPGITPPLVLNYSASTVPIVQLALSGKGLSEGQMFDLASNQIRPGLVTVPGAAIPYPSGGRQRQIQIDLDPQALQSKGLSAQDVGNAIAAQNQINPAGFAKIGGFQYAVRLNNAPGSVEELNNLPIKVVGGATIYMRDVAHVRDGSAPQTNVVHVDGARSVIMTVLKNGATSTLAIVQGIKDALPKLEETLPPGLKIVPIGDQSLFVKAAVEGVVKEGAIAAALTSLMILLFLGSWRSTVIIAISIPLAILAAIIGLAITGNTLNTMTLGGLSLAVGILVDDATVTIENINWHLEQGKPVRTAILDGAAQIVTPAFVSLLCICIVFVPMFFLPGVAGFLFVPLALAVVFAMIASFILSRTLVPTMAMYLLRPHGAGDDHDQHSAGTPQSRNPLVRIQRGFEARFEAIRTRYGGLLERALATPRPFVIGFLAVTLLSFLLVPFLGQNFFPAVDAGQMALHVRAPVGSRIEDTSAQFDRIARRIRQIIPANELVSVVDNIGLPVSSINTTYNNSGTVGPQDGDILIQLSEDHAPTADYVRRLREQLPRDFPGATFSFLPADITSQILNFGAPAPIDIQVAGKDAAANAAYARLILRRIQAIPGVADARIQQSARYPQLDVAVDRSRIGQYGLTERDVTTSVANSLAGTSQTAPVFFLNPENGVSYPVVAQAPEYRVGSIDDLSNIPVSGSAGPAQVLGGLGTIRRSTAAAVISHYNIAPVVDIFATPNDRDLGAVSGDINAVLASLKDQAPKGATVTLRGQYATMNSAFSGLGFGLIGAVLLIYLLIVVNFQSWLDPFVIITALPGALAGIVWMLFVTGTTLSVPALTGAIMCMGVATANAILVVSFARERLADLGDATAAALEAGMTRFRPVLMTALAMIIGMLPMALGLGEGGEQNAPLGRAVIGGLVVATFATLLFVPVIFSLVHRRRAAAAAPQANRLEEVHG, encoded by the coding sequence ATGATCGGTCTCGTCCGCACCGCGCTGGCGCGCCCGCTGACCTTCGTGGTGATGGCGATCGTGATCGGCATCGTCGGCGTGCTCGCCGCGCTGCGCACCCCCGTCGACATCTTCCCGGACATCCGCGTGCCGGTGATCGCCACCGCGTGGCAATATAGCGGCCTGTCGCCGGACGAGATGTCGGGGCGGATCATCACCCCGTTCGAACGCGTGCTGACCACCACGGTCAACGGCATCGATCATATCGAAAGCCAGTCGCTGCCCGGCATCGGCGTGGTGAAGATCTATTTCCAGCCCGGCGCCGACATCCGCACCGCCACCGCGCAGGTGACCTCGGTCTCGCAGACCGTGCTCAAGCAGCTCCCGCCCGGCATCACCCCGCCTCTGGTGCTCAATTACAGCGCCTCGACGGTGCCGATCGTCCAGCTCGCTCTGTCGGGCAAGGGCCTGTCGGAGGGGCAGATGTTCGATCTGGCCAGCAACCAGATCCGCCCCGGCCTGGTGACGGTGCCGGGCGCGGCGATCCCCTATCCGTCTGGCGGGCGGCAGCGGCAGATCCAGATCGACCTCGATCCCCAAGCGTTGCAGTCGAAGGGGCTGTCGGCGCAGGACGTCGGCAATGCCATCGCCGCGCAGAACCAGATCAACCCGGCGGGCTTCGCCAAGATCGGCGGCTTCCAATATGCGGTGCGGCTCAACAACGCGCCGGGCAGCGTCGAGGAACTGAACAACCTGCCGATCAAGGTCGTCGGCGGCGCGACCATCTACATGCGCGACGTCGCGCACGTCCGCGACGGCTCCGCGCCGCAGACCAACGTCGTCCACGTCGACGGTGCGCGCTCCGTCATCATGACCGTGCTGAAGAACGGCGCGACCTCGACGCTGGCGATCGTGCAGGGGATCAAGGACGCGCTTCCCAAGCTGGAGGAGACGCTGCCGCCCGGGCTCAAGATCGTGCCGATCGGCGACCAGTCGCTGTTCGTGAAGGCGGCGGTGGAGGGCGTGGTCAAGGAAGGCGCGATTGCCGCGGCGTTGACCAGCCTGATGATCCTGCTGTTCCTCGGCTCGTGGCGCTCGACTGTCATCATCGCGATCTCGATCCCGCTGGCGATCCTCGCCGCGATCATCGGCCTGGCGATCACCGGCAATACGCTCAACACGATGACGCTGGGCGGCCTCAGCCTCGCGGTCGGCATCCTCGTCGACGATGCGACGGTGACGATCGAGAACATCAACTGGCATCTCGAACAGGGCAAGCCGGTGCGGACCGCGATCCTCGACGGCGCCGCGCAGATCGTCACGCCCGCCTTCGTTTCCCTGCTGTGCATCTGCATCGTCTTCGTGCCGATGTTCTTCCTGCCGGGGGTCGCCGGCTTCCTGTTCGTGCCGCTGGCGCTGGCGGTGGTGTTCGCGATGATCGCCAGCTTCATCCTGTCGCGCACGTTGGTGCCGACGATGGCGATGTACCTGCTCCGCCCGCACGGCGCCGGCGACGATCACGACCAGCATAGCGCCGGCACGCCGCAGTCGCGCAATCCGCTGGTCCGCATCCAGCGCGGGTTCGAGGCGCGGTTCGAGGCGATCCGCACGCGCTACGGCGGGCTGCTCGAACGCGCATTGGCGACGCCGCGGCCGTTCGTGATCGGCTTCCTCGCGGTGACGTTGCTGTCGTTCCTGCTGGTGCCGTTCCTCGGCCAGAACTTCTTCCCGGCGGTCGATGCCGGCCAGATGGCGCTGCACGTCCGTGCGCCGGTCGGCAGCCGTATCGAGGATACGTCGGCGCAATTCGACCGGATCGCGCGCCGCATCCGCCAGATCATCCCGGCGAACGAGCTCGTCTCGGTGGTCGACAACATCGGCCTGCCGGTCAGCTCGATCAACACCACCTACAACAACTCCGGCACGGTCGGGCCGCAGGACGGCGACATATTGATCCAGCTCTCCGAGGATCACGCGCCGACCGCGGATTACGTCCGCCGCTTGCGCGAGCAGCTGCCGCGCGACTTTCCCGGCGCGACCTTCTCGTTCCTGCCCGCCGACATCACCAGCCAGATCCTCAACTTCGGCGCGCCGGCGCCGATCGATATCCAGGTGGCGGGCAAGGATGCCGCGGCCAATGCCGCTTATGCGCGGCTGATCCTGCGCCGCATCCAGGCGATCCCCGGCGTCGCCGACGCGCGCATTCAGCAATCGGCGCGCTATCCGCAGCTCGACGTCGCGGTCGATCGCAGCCGCATCGGCCAATACGGGCTGACCGAGCGCGACGTCACCACCAGCGTCGCCAATTCGCTCGCCGGTACGTCGCAGACCGCGCCGGTGTTCTTCCTGAACCCGGAAAACGGCGTGTCCTATCCGGTCGTCGCGCAGGCACCGGAATATCGGGTCGGCTCGATCGACGATCTGTCGAACATCCCGGTGTCGGGCAGCGCGGGACCGGCGCAGGTGCTCGGCGGGCTGGGCACGATCCGGCGCAGCACCGCCGCGGCGGTAATCTCGCATTACAATATCGCGCCGGTGGTCGACATCTTCGCGACCCCCAACGACCGCGATCTCGGCGCGGTGTCGGGCGATATCAACGCGGTCCTTGCCTCGCTGAAGGATCAGGCGCCCAAGGGCGCGACCGTCACGCTGCGCGGCCAATATGCGACGATGAACAGCGCCTTCTCCGGCCTCGGCTTCGGGCTGATCGGCGCGGTGCTGCTGATCTACCTGCTGATCGTCGTCAATTTCCAGAGCTGGCTCGACCCCTTCGTGATCATCACCGCGCTGCCCGGCGCGCTTGCCGGGATCGTGTGGATGCTGTTCGTCACCGGCACGACGCTGTCGGTGCCGGCGCTGACCGGCGCGATCATGTGCATGGGCGTCGCCACCGCCAATGCGATCCTCGTCGTCAGCTTCGCGCGCGAACGGCTCGCGGACCTCGGCGATGCGACCGCGGCGGCGCTGGAGGCGGGAATGACCCGCTTCCGCCCGGTGCTGATGACCGCGCTGGCGATGATCATCGGCATGCTGCCGATGGCGCTGGGACTGGGCGAGGGCGGCGAGCAGAATGCGCCGCTCGGCCGCGCGGTGATCGGCGGGCTGGTCGTCGCGACCTTCGCCACCTTGTTGTTCGTACCCGTCATCTTCAGCCTCGTGCACCGCCGCCGCGCCGCGGCCGCCGCACCGCAGGCAAATCGTCTGGAGGAAGTCCATGGCTGA